In the genome of Erinaceus europaeus chromosome 8, mEriEur2.1, whole genome shotgun sequence, one region contains:
- the FMC1 gene encoding protein FMC1 homolog, translating into MAALGSPARTMRGLLRELRFVSAATGRPYRGSAAYRYLVKAFRAHRVTGEKLCRAQHELHFQAATYLCLLRSVRAHVALHQEFHGKGERSVEESAGMVGLKLPRQPGGKGWEP; encoded by the exons ATGGCGGCTCTGGGGTCGCCGGCCCGCACGATGCGTGGCCTGTTGCGGGAGCTGCGCTTCGTGAGCGCGGCCACCGGCCGGCCCTACCGCGGCTCGGCGGCCTATCGCTACCTCGTGAAGGCTTTCCGAGCACACCGG GTCACCGGTGAGAAGCTGTGCCGAGCCCAGCATGAGCTCCATTTCCAGGCTGCCACCTACCTCTGCCTCCTGCGCAGTGTCCGGGCACATGTGGCCCTTCACCAGGAGTTCCACGGCAAGGGTGAGCGCTCAGTGGAGGAGTCTGCAGGCATGGTGGGCCTCAAGCTGCCGCGTCAGCCCGGAGGGAAGGGCTGGGAGCCGTGA